Part of the Flavobacterium alkalisoli genome is shown below.
GAGATAAGGAAATTGACTTTAAGAGCTATTTAAATCCAAATTCTTTGGAAGTAATTACAGGTTATTTAGAACCAAGCCTTAAGGAATCAAATTCCGGAGACAGATTCCAGTTCCAACGTTTAGGATATTTTTGTGTGGATCCAGATTCAACATCTGAAAATTTAGTTTTCAACAAAACGGTTGGATTGAGAGATACATGGGCAAAAATTGAAAGTAAGGAATAGACTACAACATATAAATTTTTTCTATTAAAACTCCGGGTGTTATCCGGAGTTTTTTATTATATATAAATACTATTATTATAATAAATATTATAATCGTTTACTATTAAAAGTGACCTTTATAAATGAGTTATAAGAGATAATTTTTTGTAAGAAATGTATTTATATGGTGCTACCTGTAAAACCCTTTTAAATCTCGTTATTTTAATTTTTTGTTTTATTTAGCCTTCAATTAACTACACATTAACATCCTACAAATGTTAAAGTCTTTACCTTTATAATTATTAACTGAAAAATTCATAAATTATGGCTGGTAAGACAGAAACAGTACTTGCAGTTTTGGCAGGTGCGGCGATAGGGGCTGCTGTAGGAATTTTATTTGCTCCGGATGAAGGATCTAAAACCCGAAAGAAAATTAAAGACGGTTATGATCATAAAAGAGATGAGATAAAAGATAAACTTCATGAATTATCTGAACAGGTGAAAAGCAAGTTTGGATACTCTACGGCTGATATCGAATCCGGATTAAATCATCTTGTTTCTACAGTAGAACAAAAAAAAGAAGACATTATAGCTACTCTTGAAAAAAAACTTGAGGAACTAAAAGGAACAGCAAAAGCTGCTGCAGGCAAATAAACTAATTTGTTTTATTTATGGCATTTGAAGAAATAAAAGAAAATGCAGAGGATCTTAAAAACCAGGCCAAAGAACTTATTGATGCTAACTTAAAGTATTATAAGCTTTGGGGTTTTAAGATTCTTATGAAATCAACCTCCATAATGCTGAAAGTGTTTCTTTTAGCCATTATGTTACTGATTGTTACCCTGTTTTTTTCAATTGCCTTAGCTATCGGTATTGGGTATGCCCTGGATAATATGGCCTATGGTTTTCTTATTGTAGGCGGTATTTATTTAATACTGGCCATTATAGTATATAAGTACCAGGATAAACTTACCGAAGGACCGTTACTGGCTAACTTTTCACGAATATTCTTTAAAGATTACGATTAGCCATGAAATCAAAGATTTACACCAGTTACGAGGAAATCAATAAAGACCTTAGAATACTAAAGGTTGAAAAAGATCTTGCCTATCATAAACTGCTTAAAGAAGTAGAAGAGACTAAAGAAAGTCTACAGTTAAAAAATATGATAGGGGATACACCTAAAAAAATACTAAACATTTTAAGCTTATTTGCAGGCCCGTTAAAAAGCCTGGCAATGACCTTCCTGTTTAAAAAGATATTTAAATAAAAAAAGCGGCTCTTTTAAAAGCCGCTTTTTTTATTACTCGTTGTCATTAGAATCTTCATCTTCATCCTCATGTCTGGGAGCTATATACCTAGAATCTTCATCTTTGGTATTCTTTTTCTTGTTCTGCTTTTTCATAGCTTCTCCTATCTGATTTGAAGCTGAAAACGAAGCCACCATGTTATTAAGCATGTCTGTACCTGCTTGTGGTGAGTTAGGTAACAGTATCAGATTAGAATTGGTGTCGCTACCTATAGACTGAAGTGTATCATAATGTTGCGTTACAACAATTAATGCTGATGCTTCCTGAGAATTAATACCTACTTTATTAAGAACATCAACACTTTCTACAAGACCTCTTGCAATTTCCCTTCTTTGGTCTGCAATACCCTGACCCTGTAATCTTTTACTTTCTGCCTCTGCTTTAGCTTTAGCAACGATACGAATCCTTTGTGCCTCTGCCTCATATTCTGCAGCTGATTTTTCCCTGTCGGCAGCATTAATACGGTTCATTGCATTTTTAACCTGAATGTCCGGATCGATATCTGTTATTAGTGTGTTGATAATATCATAACCATAAGTGGTCATGGCATCGTTAAGTTCTCTTTTCACTGCAATTGCAATATCATCCTTACGTTCAAAAACATCGTCAAGCCTTAGCTTAGGTACCTCTGCACGAACTACGTCAAATACATAAGATGTTATCTGATCATGAGGATATTCCAGTTTATAGAATGCCTCATATACTTTTTCCTGAATTACCTTAAACTGAACAGAAACCTTCATTTTAACGAATACGTTCTCTTTTGTTTTGGTTTCTATAATTACATCCAGCTGTTGTATTTTTAGGTTTATCCTTCCTGCTATTTTATCGATAATAGGCACTTTCCAGTGAAGGCCTGCATGCCTTATACTGCCAAATTTACCAAATCGTTCTATAATGGCAGCTGTTTGCTGCTTAACTGTAAAGAATGATGAAAGAAATAGTATGAATGCAAAAAACAGCACTACATACAAAAAAATGTTTCCCATGATTAGTTGATTTTTTTATTGATTGTTAAGATACGACTATTAGTACAATAAAAAAGCCTCTTGTTACAGAGGCTTTTTAAATTTTATAATGTTTCAACAGCTTTTTTAATCCTGTTTACTGTTTCTTCTTTTCCTATTAATGCCATAATATCAAACAAATGAGGGCCTTTTAGCGAGCCTACAAGGCTTAAACGCAGTGGTTGCATAACTTTACCCATTCCTATGCCTTTTTCGTTAATCCAGGCTTTTATTACATCTTCCAGGTTTTCAGAAGAAAAATCTAAGGTATTATTAATAACCTCACTAACTTCGATCATTAGAGCACCGGTATCTTCTTTCCAGTTTTTAATTGCTTTTTCATCATATTGCGATGGGGCAGTAAAGAAAAAGTCACTCAAATCCCAAAGTTCACTTGTAAAAGTAGCACGCTCTTTTACTAAACCTACAACCTGTTCAACATATTCTGCAGGTTTATTAATACCTCTTTCTATAAGAGTATGGTTAAATTCTTTTGCAATAGTCTGGTTATCCTGTCTTGTATAGTACTGGTGATTAAACCATTTGTTTTTCTCAGGGTCAAATTTTGCTCCTGCCTTATGTACTCTTTCTAAATCAAACAGTTTTACTAACTCATCTAATGTGAATAGCTCCTGATCTGTTCCCGGATTCCAGCCTAATAAAGAAAGGAAGTTAACAACTGCCTCCGGTAAAAAGCCTTCCTCTCTGTATCCTGATGATTTGGTACCATCTGCATTTTTCCATTCAAGCGGGAATACCGGGAATCCCATTTTATCGCCATCCCTTTTTGATAACTTACCATTACCTACAGGTTTTAATATTAACGGAAGGTGGGCAAATTCCGGAGCTTCCCACTCAAAAGCCCTGTAAAGTAATACGTGTAGGGGCAGGGAAGGTAACCATTCTTCGCCACGTATAACATGGCTTGTTTCCATCAAATGGTCATCCACTATATTGGCCAGGTGATAAGTAGGCATACCATCGCTTTTAAATAATACCTTATCATCTAATAGATTGGTTTCAAACTTAATGTCACCTCTTATAATGTCTTTTAAAAACAATGTTTCACCTACAGGAATTTTAAAACGGATAACATACTCTTCTCCGTTTGCAATCCTTTTTTCGGTCTCTTCTTTACTTATTCGTAAAGAGTTATCCAGTTTATCCCTGTTGGTATGATTGTATATAAACGTTTTACCCTGCGCTTCTTCCTCTTTTCTTAAGGCATCAAGAGCTTCAGCTGTATCAAATGCATAATATGCCCAACCTGAATCTATCAACTGTTGTGCATATTGATTGTACATAGCTTTACGTTCGCTTTGGCGGTAAGGACCAAATTTTCCTTCTTTTCCCACACCTTCATCAAAAGGAATTCCTAACCAGTTTAATGCTTCTATAATATATTCTTCTGCTCCCGGAACAAAACGGTTTTGATCGGTATCTTCAATTCTAAGGTAAAATACTCCGCTATGCTTTTTAGCAAACAGATAATTAAAAAGGGCAGTTCTTACCCCGCCTATGTGTAAAGGCCCGGTTGGGCTGGGTGCAAAACGCACGCGAACTTGTTTTGACATTGTTGATAAAATTTTGCTGCAAAGATACAATTATGATATTTTGCTTTTGGCCAATTTATGTCAGATATTTTTTAATGTATTGTAAATATTTAATAATCAGTATTTAAAGGTTAGTTTTTAAAATTTCGGAAAATAGGATTTAACTGTTATTTATTCGGCAGAAATTGTAATTTTATCAGTTATTAACAATCGACTGTAATTTTGGAAGCAAAAAACATAATTTTCAACAAGCTGGAAGGCTTTATTAAGAAGTACTATACCAACGAATTAATAAGGGGTAGTATCTTTTTTATAGGGCTTGGACTTTTATATTTTATATTCACTTTACTGGTTGAATATTTTTTATGGCTGTCTACAACCTGGCGAAGTATTTTGTTTTGGCTGTTTATTGCTGTTGAGATTTTTCTGCTTCTGCGATTTATATTATTCCCTGTTTTTAAATTATTCAAATTACAAAAGGGTATAGATTATAAACAGGCATCTTCCATTATTGGGAATCATTTTACTGAGGTTAGTGATAAGCTTACCAATTTCCTTCAGCTTTCTGCAGAGTCTGCTCAGTCAGAATTATTATTGGCTTCTATAGATCAAAAGGCTAAAAACTTACAGCCGGTTCCGTTTACCAATGCCATCAATTTTAAAAAGAATATTAAATACCTGCCTTATGCTGCTATACCTGTGTTATTAATTTTGGTATTTGCATTAAGCGGAAACTCTTCCATATTTACTCAAAGTTTTGACAGAGTAGTGCATTACGACAAGCATTATGCACCACCTGCTCCTTTTGAATTTGTTATTGTAAACAATTCACTTACAGCTCAGCAGGATATAGATTTCCTTTTGAAGGTTAAAACAGTTGGTAATCTTGTACCTGAAAATGCCATGATTACCATTGGCGATGAAAATTATTATTTAGAGAATACTGAACCGGGTATTTTTGAATACAGATTTGAAAAACCATCTAAACCTATTGATTTTCAGTTATCTGCAAACAATGTAACATCTCAGCCGTATAAACTTAATGTCGTTGCTGTACCTACCATCTCTAATTTTGAAATGGTACTTACTTTTCCGGGATATCTTCATAAAAAGGCTGATGTTATTCGTGGAACAGGAAATGCAGTAGTACCGGAAGGGACTAAAGTAACATGGAATATTAGTGCGCTAGCTACCGGTAAGATTGAATGGGTAGGCAAGGAGGGAAGCTCTTTGTTTACAAATACTGATGGTTTGTTTTCAACTTCTAAAACCATACTTAATAATACTGATTATCAGATATTCACATCTAACGATAAGGTAGAACATCATGAAAAACTTCAATATTCCATTACGACAATAAAGGACCAATATCCTACTATTGAAGTTTCATCGGCACCGGATAGCCTCAATCTGAAGAAAGAGATTATACTTGGTCAGGTTTCTGACGATTACGGATTAACAAAACTACAGATAGTTTATTATCCTCAAGGTAACGAAAATGAAGCTCAAAAATTTGTGTTGCCGGTTAAGAAAGAAGTTTTCGATCGTTTTTATTACAGCTTCCCACAAGGGTTAAATGTAAGAAAAGGCGTAAACTATGAATACTACTTTGAAGTGTTTGACAATGATGCAGTACATAATTTCAAGAGTTCTAAATCATCGGTATTCTCTCATAGAGAACTTACCGATGAAGAAAAACAGGAGAAATCTTTACAGGAACAAAACAGTAATATAAACAGTTTAGAGAAGTCTCTTAAAAATCAGGATAAGCAGTTAAGTGAGCTTGATAAGCTTCAAAAAATGAATAAGGAGAAATCTGCACTGGAATACAAAGACCTTAAAAAGGTTGAGGATTTTATTAATCGTCAAAAGATGGTTGAGGAGCGCATGAAAGAATTCTCTAAAAAACTGAATGATAATCTAGATGAATTTAATCCTGAGAAGAAGGATGAGCGTAAGGAAGAGCTGATGAAGCGCTTGGAACAACAGGAAAAAGAAGCTCAGAAAAATGAAAAACTTTTGGAAGAACTGCAAAAGCTTACAGATAAAATAGAGAAGGAAGAACTGTTTGATAAAATGGAAAAGTTCAAACAGAAATCAAAAAGTCAGACAAAAAGCTTAGAGCAACTGGTGGAACTTACCAAGCGTTTTTACGTAGAAAAGAAGGCAGAACAGATAGCCGATGAACTTGAAAAGCTTGGTGAAAAACAGGAACAGCTGGCTGATGATAAAGAAAATTCTGCTGAGAAACAGGAAGCGATAAATAAGGAGTTTGACAAGCTTCAAAAAGAAATGCGCGATCTTGAAAAGCAAAATGAGGAGCTTAAAAAACCAATGGATATTCCTACTGATAAAGCAGAGGAGGAAAACATTGAACAGGATATGCAAAAAGCAACTGACGATTTAAAACAGGATAATAAACAGAAAGCATCACCTAAACAAAAATCTGCAGGACAAAAAATGAAGCAGATGAGTGGCAAAATGATGCAATCTATGATGATGGGTGGTATGGAGCAAATGGAAGAAGATGTAAAAATGCTTCGTCAGATTCTTGATAACCTTTTGGCCTATTCCTTTTCACAGGAAAGTGTTATGGAACAGTTCAGGAAATCATCTTCAGGCTCGCCATCATTCAGTAAATATCTTATAAAACAACAGGACTTAAAACAACAGTTCCGCCATGTAGACGATAGTCTTTTTGCTATGTCTTTACGTAATCCTAAAATTACCGAACAGATAACTCAGGAGGTAGGAAACGTGCATTATTATGTTGATAAGGCTTTGAGCGATCTTGCTGAAAATATTATTCCCCGAGGTGTTTCTAACCAACAGTATGCTGTAACTTCTGCTAATAAACTGGCCGATTATTTAAGTGATGTTCTTAATAATATGCAGATGCAAATGCAGGGATCTGGCATGGGTCAGTCTAAACCAGGGCAGGGTCAAAGTGGTATGCAGCTCAAAGATATTATCCAGAAACAACAGGGACTATCAGAAGAGATGCAAAAAGGTATGCAGAAAAACGGAAAGCAGGAAGGAGAACAACCGGGTGATAGTAAAGACGGTAAAAAGCCAGGACAATCTGGTGAAGGCGGACAGGATGGTGAAGGTAATGCAGGAGATCTTTTAGAGATATATAAAGAACAACAGCAACTTCGTGAAGCTTTAGAAAAAGCTCTTGAAAAAGAAGGAATGGGAGGTAATGGCCAGCGTGCTTTACAGCAGATGAAAGATATAGAGAAGCAATTACTTAATAAAGGTTTTAAGAATGAAACCCTTCAAAAAATGCTTAATCTTAAGTACGAACTTTTAAAGCTTGATAAGGCAATGCAACAGCAGGGTGAAGAGAACAAACGTCAGTCGCAAACCAATACTAAAGAGTTTGATAATAATGCTAATGCTATTCCCGATGAACTAAAAGATTATCTGAATAGTGTAGAGATTTTAAACAGACAAAGTTTACCTTTGCGCCCAAATTTTAACCAAAGGGTACAAACCTATTTTAAAAACAATGATTAGCTTTAATTACGAAACCGATTTTGAACTTGAAAATGAATCTCAATATGAAGATTGGGTTTCAGAGATTATAGAGTCTGAGGATAAAACCGAAGGAGAAATCAATTACATTTTTTGTGATGATGAATATCTTTTACAAAAGAATATTGAGTTTTTAAACCACGATACCTTAACTGATATTATCAGCTTCGATTATACTATGGGTAACCTTATTAGCGGAGATATTTTTATTTCTGTTGAAAGGGTAAAGGATAATGCCAAAGATTTTAATGTTGCTTTTGAAGATGAACTTCGCAGGGTAATGGCTCATGGCATACTTCATTATTGCGGTTATAAAGATAAATCGGAAGAAGATTCTGCTTTGATGCGTGATAAGGAAAACGAAAAAATGAATCTGTTTAACCAATAATAACTATTAAAATTCACCTTACATGAAGGCTTTTTTTTCTTTAGCATTGCTTGCTACTTCGTCAGTTTTTTCTCAAAATTTACCAGTTGACTTATCGTTTGATCAGGGGTCGGGTTTTGATTCTACGTCTGTTATTTCTACACTTTCACAACTTCAAAATGGAAAGATATTTATAGGAGGGAGTTTTTCCTCTTATAATAATTCTAATGTAGATAACATGGTTTTGTTAAGTGAGGATGGTGTTATAGATACTAACTTTATTTGTAATGATTGCATTAATGGTAATGTTACAGCATCTGTAATTCAGTCTGATCAAATTATTCTTGGAGGTACTTTTACAGCTTTTAACGGAGTTGAAAGAAAGTACATTGCCAGAATTGATGACGACGGTTCGCTTGATGAATCTTTCAACTTGACTACTTCTTTACCTTCTGATGTAGCCTCTGCGAATATAACTCAGTTATCCGTTGTAAATAATAAGATATATTTATCAGGAGCTTTTTACAATTCTTCTTTTCAGGCAATATTTAATCCTGTTATAAGATTAAATCTCGATGGTAGTATTGATGAATCCTTTCAATTTGATCAATCTCTTGATAAAAGACTTGTTACAGCGTTTAGTGTTCAGACTGACGGGAGTGTTGTTTTTGTTAGCAAAACTTCTGGAGTTTTCAAACTTAATGAAAATGGAAGTATAGATGATACATTTCAGTTTGAGTCTTTATTTCTATCAACACCAAGTGCTATATGTGTTTTACCCGATGGAAAGTTTCTTTTAGGAGGAAGGTTTGTTAATGAGGCTCAGGAGTCTTTTGTCCTTATGAGATACAATTCAAATGGTTCATTAGACGAGACATTTAATGCTTTTGAGTTTAATTTTCTAGAGACTTTAGACGGTGTTTTCTCAATAGAAAAGTTTGGGAGTAATTATCTTGCTACAGGTCGTTTTACTGATTATGATGGTGTTGATGACTTTATAGGGATTAATGCTGACGGAGTTGTTAATTACGAATTTATTGTTGGCGGATTAACATCTTATCCTAATGTTTCAGATACTGCTTACGGTTCAAAGCTATTAGGTCTTTCTTCAGGAAAAATACTTTTGGCAGGTCAATTTGGTAAAGTTAATAATACCATTTTGCGTAATCTAGTTTGTTTAGATGCGCTAGGTTTAGGGGTTGCAGGTTTTATTAATGATAATCATTTGTCTGTTTATTATGATGATAATAATTGCAATTTCACTTCATTGTCAGAGATTATTACGACTGTTGAAATCTTTGATCTTTCCGGCAGATTAGTCGCTTCAGACAATGTTAATTCATACAGGTACAGCTATCAATTAGAAAATAATAGCATACTTTTGTATCGCCTTACAATGAATGATGGTAAAATTTATACAGGCAAAATGATTAATTAATGTTTCACGTGAAACATTTTACATGTCAAATCTAGGAGCGTTCCACGTGGAACAGTTTTAGTTTGAAAGAAAAATATATAAACGTTCCACGTGGAACGTTTGAGTGAGGAGAAAATTTTTTAGACGTTCCACGTGGAACAGAATAGGAGAATATAGAGAAATGTTTCAGGATGTTTATGATGTAATTGTAGTAGGTGCAGGGCATGCCGGAAGTGAGGCTGCTGCTGCTGCTGCTAATATGGGTTCAAAAACGCTTTTGGTTACCATGAGTTTGCAAAACATTGCACAAATGTCTTGTAACCCGGCTATGGGCGGTATAGCAAAAGGCCAAATCGTGCGAGAAATTGATGCTTTGGGCGGATATTCCGGAATTGTGTCAGACAAGACGGCAATCCAGTTCAAGATGCTCAATAAATCAAAGGGGCCTGCTATGTGGAGTCCAAGGGTGCAGAGTGACCGTATGCGTTTTGCTGAAGAGTGGAGAACGATGTTGGAACAAACTCCAAATCTTGATTTTTATCAGGAAATGATTTCCGGAATTCTTATTGAGAACGGAAAAGTAACAGGGGTGAAAACTTCTCTTGGGATTGAAATCAAAGCTAAGTCGGTTGTGTTAACAAACGGAACCTTTTTAAACGGATTGATTCATATTGGAGAAAAACAGTTTGGTGGAGGCAGAGCAGGAGAGGGAGCCTCATATGGTATAACTGAAGATTTAATTAAGGCAGGTTTTGATGCCGGAAGAATGAAAACGGGAACACCGCCGCGTGTAGATGGTCGTTCTCTTGATTATTCTAAAATGATAGAACAACCGGGAGATGAAAACCCTGATAAGTTTTCATATTCTGATATAACAAGGCCATTAACGCATCAGCGTGCCTGTCATATGACGTATACGTCAGAACTGGTTCACGATTTACTTCGTGAAGGCTTTGACCGTTCGCCAATGTTTAACGGAAGGATTAAAAGTTTAGGCCCGCGTTACTGTCCTTCTATTGAAGATAAAATTAACCGTTTTGCAGACAAAGACCGTCACCAACTTTTTGTTGAGCCGGAAGGCTGGAATACGGTAGAGGTTTATGTGAACGGATTTTCTACCTCTTTGCCGGAGGATGTTCAGTTTAAAGCTTTGCGTTCTGTTGCCGGATTTGAGAATGTAAAATTCTTCCGCCCGGGTTACGCTATAGAATATGATTATTTTCCGCCTACGCAGTTAAAGCATACGCTTGAAACGAAGGTAGTGGAGAATTTATATTTTGCAGGACAGATTAACGGAACTACAGGATATGAAGAGGCGGCTTCTCAAGGTTTAATGGCTGGTATTAATGCACACCTTAAAGTACATGATAAAGCACCGTTTGTTTTAAAACGTAATGAAGCTTATATAGGGGTACTTATAGATGATCTTATTACTAAAGGAACTGAAGAGCCTTACAGGATGTTTACCTCTAGGGCTGAATACAGAACTTTGCTTCGTCAGGATAATGCCGATTTCAGGTTAACGCCGTTGTCTTATGAAATTGGTTTAGCTAAAGAAGACCGTTTACGTAAAATGGAGAAGAAACGTGATGAATCAGATGCGTTTGTAAATTTCTTTAAAGAAACGAGTGTTAAGGTTGCTGAGGCAAATCCTATTTTAGAATCTAAAGGATCAGCACCAATTGTACAGCCTGATAAAATGTTTAAAGTTTTTTCCCGTCCGCAATTAGATCTTGAAGATATTCTTAAATTCGAAAAAGTTCAGGAATATATCAAAGAAAACAATTTGGACAAGGAAGTTATTGAGCAGGCTGAAATCCAGGTTAAATATTCCGGATATATAGAGAAGGAAAAAAACAATGCCGATAAGCTTAATAGGTTAGAGGATGTAAAAATCCCTCAGAATTTTGATTACGACAAAATAAAGTCTCTTTCTTATGAAGCGAGAGAAAAAATGAAAAAAATAAGACCGGTTACAATTTCACAGGCATCTCGCATTAGTGGAGTGTCTCCAAGTGATGTTTCGGTACTATTAATACACATGGGAAGATAATATGAAAAATATGTTTCACGTGGAACGCTATAATAAAACCCTTTTTTATAAAGGGTTTTTTCTGTTTTTATTAAGTGTTGTAATTTTATCCTGTAGTACGCCAAGGTATGCAGTTGATGTTTCTGATTATGTTTTGCTGGAAGACGGAAAACATGTAATGGGAACTGAAAAAGGGTTAACCGCTTTTCTTTTTCAAAATCAGCCAGCAAAAAAAACTTTTAACGAGTTCTTAGCAGAAAAGTACAAATTAGGCAAATTCACGGAAATTGAATACTGGACAACTATAGACGGAACTAAGTTTAAAGTAATGCTGTACACACAGGATGAATTAAACAAATATTTTGACACAACAGATTTTGTTGCATCTAATAGAGTGCCTGAAAATGCTGTGGTAGGATCTCAGGTTAAGTTTTTGGCTATTTCTGTAGTTAATGAATTTAATGAAGACTGCCTTGCAGATGATTCCCTTTTTAAAAATGTAGTTATAAAATATTTAAAAGACCTTAAAGACCAATACGACAATTTATAATGAACTTTTCTGAAAACAAGGTTTATCTTACTGTAAAAGATTATTCTGTATCGGGTGAAGAATTTCAACTTCTAATTGATGAGGAATTGGAACTGCTTAAAACACATCCGCAGCCATCTCTTGAAAATTTAGGGAGTTATTATGAAAGCGATGATTATATTTCCCATACTGACGGAAAACGCTCTCTTTTTGAAAAATTATACCATGTTGTAAAGCAAAAGGCGCTTAGAGATAAAATAAGTATAGTTAATGCCAACCAAACCCAAAAAGGTAAACTTTTAGATATTGGAGCCGGAACCGGAGATTTTTTAGTAACTGCAAAAAACAGTGGTTGGGAGACTTTAGGAATTGAACCAAGCGAAAAAGCTAAAAAAATTGCGCTTTCTAAAGGAATTTCATTCAAAAATGATATTAAAGAGATTGAAAATGCCTCTTTTGACGTGGTTACTATGTGGCATGTATTGGAACATGTTCCTGATATTCAGCAACATATAGCAGAATTAAAGCGTATTTTGAAGCCTAACGGACTAATAATCATAGCAGTTCCTAATTATAAAAGTTATGATGCAGGATATTATGGTAAATTTTGGGCGGCTTATGATGTACCAAGACACCTTTGGCATTTTTCTAAAAAAGCAATAGCACATCTTTTTGCAAAAGAAGATTTAGAAGTAAAAAAAATCCTGCCAATGAAATTTGACAGTTTTTATGTAAGTCTGCTTTCCGAAAAATACAAAACCGGAAAAATGAATTTTGTGAACGGATTTTTAATTGGTTTGAGATCTAATGTGAAAGCAGCACGCAATTTTGAATACTCATCACATATTTATATCATAAAACAGGCTAAAAATTAAATAAAAGCTGTTTAAGGCTGTTTTGAGTTGTTTAATAAGGAAATACCTTTCCTTTTTTTAAAACGTTTTTACAAGCGATTTATACAGGTCGATTTTAATATAATACCTTTATAGGAAAGCCATTTCTGCATAAAGAATATTTATAGCTTAAAAAATGGCAATAATTTTAATAAAAACTTGTTTTTGGAACTTTAGAACGAATTATTACTTTTACCGAAATTTTAAAAATTAAAAGACCGCAAATGAAAAAATCATTATTAATACTTGGCCTGGCTGTTACACTTTTTTCGTGCAACAAAAATGAAGGAACTGTAACAGAATTTAAAACTGCTTATGTTGACACTCAAAAGCTAATGGAAGAATCGAAAGAATTAAAAGATCTTGAGTCCAGAAGTAAAGTTAAGCAGGAGGAAATGGGCAGGGAGCTTGATGATAAAGTTCAAAAACTTAAACTTGATTATGCAAGTGCACAAAATGAAGCACAGCGTAAAGGTCCTCAATGGGCCCAGCTTAAAGCTCAGGAGTTTCAGAGAAGAGAGCAGGAGATTGGTGTGATGCAGGAAACGATGATCAAACAGTTTCAGGAAGAGTTTGGTTCTCAAAGTGATACTATCCGTAAAGCGATGAGAGAATACATTAAAGATTACGGTAAGAAGAACGGTTATGATTATATTTATGGTACTGGTGATGCAGTATCTATTATTTATGCAAAAGATGCATATGATATCACTGAAGATATAATCAAAGCTCTTAATGAAAAGTATAGCGGCAATAAAACTACTATTGAACCAACAGAAGAAAAAGCAGCAACTACAGAGAAAGAAGAGCCTGCAAAAAAATAATAAAATTTTATCTTAGTTAAAAAGCTCCCTTTATGGGAGCTTTTTTATTGTCATAATTTTTAGAATACGTATTTTCGGGAACGAATAATTACACGCCAAATGGAAAGCTTATCTACAGCAGCAGAGTATACCTTACGCTTTATAAATCAAACTAATAGGTCAATTTTTTTAACAGGTAAGGCCGGTACCGGTAAAACAACCCTGTTAAAGGAAATTATACGCACTACACACAAAAATGTAGTAGTTGTGGCACCC
Proteins encoded:
- a CDS encoding DUF4175 family protein, whose protein sequence is MEAKNIIFNKLEGFIKKYYTNELIRGSIFFIGLGLLYFIFTLLVEYFLWLSTTWRSILFWLFIAVEIFLLLRFILFPVFKLFKLQKGIDYKQASSIIGNHFTEVSDKLTNFLQLSAESAQSELLLASIDQKAKNLQPVPFTNAINFKKNIKYLPYAAIPVLLILVFALSGNSSIFTQSFDRVVHYDKHYAPPAPFEFVIVNNSLTAQQDIDFLLKVKTVGNLVPENAMITIGDENYYLENTEPGIFEYRFEKPSKPIDFQLSANNVTSQPYKLNVVAVPTISNFEMVLTFPGYLHKKADVIRGTGNAVVPEGTKVTWNISALATGKIEWVGKEGSSLFTNTDGLFSTSKTILNNTDYQIFTSNDKVEHHEKLQYSITTIKDQYPTIEVSSAPDSLNLKKEIILGQVSDDYGLTKLQIVYYPQGNENEAQKFVLPVKKEVFDRFYYSFPQGLNVRKGVNYEYYFEVFDNDAVHNFKSSKSSVFSHRELTDEEKQEKSLQEQNSNINSLEKSLKNQDKQLSELDKLQKMNKEKSALEYKDLKKVEDFINRQKMVEERMKEFSKKLNDNLDEFNPEKKDERKEELMKRLEQQEKEAQKNEKLLEELQKLTDKIEKEELFDKMEKFKQKSKSQTKSLEQLVELTKRFYVEKKAEQIADELEKLGEKQEQLADDKENSAEKQEAINKEFDKLQKEMRDLEKQNEELKKPMDIPTDKAEEENIEQDMQKATDDLKQDNKQKASPKQKSAGQKMKQMSGKMMQSMMMGGMEQMEEDVKMLRQILDNLLAYSFSQESVMEQFRKSSSGSPSFSKYLIKQQDLKQQFRHVDDSLFAMSLRNPKITEQITQEVGNVHYYVDKALSDLAENIIPRGVSNQQYAVTSANKLADYLSDVLNNMQMQMQGSGMGQSKPGQGQSGMQLKDIIQKQQGLSEEMQKGMQKNGKQEGEQPGDSKDGKKPGQSGEGGQDGEGNAGDLLEIYKEQQQLREALEKALEKEGMGGNGQRALQQMKDIEKQLLNKGFKNETLQKMLNLKYELLKLDKAMQQQGEENKRQSQTNTKEFDNNANAIPDELKDYLNSVEILNRQSLPLRPNFNQRVQTYFKNND
- the ybeY gene encoding rRNA maturation RNase YbeY — protein: MISFNYETDFELENESQYEDWVSEIIESEDKTEGEINYIFCDDEYLLQKNIEFLNHDTLTDIISFDYTMGNLISGDIFISVERVKDNAKDFNVAFEDELRRVMAHGILHYCGYKDKSEEDSALMRDKENEKMNLFNQ
- the mnmG gene encoding tRNA uridine-5-carboxymethylaminomethyl(34) synthesis enzyme MnmG, yielding MFQDVYDVIVVGAGHAGSEAAAAAANMGSKTLLVTMSLQNIAQMSCNPAMGGIAKGQIVREIDALGGYSGIVSDKTAIQFKMLNKSKGPAMWSPRVQSDRMRFAEEWRTMLEQTPNLDFYQEMISGILIENGKVTGVKTSLGIEIKAKSVVLTNGTFLNGLIHIGEKQFGGGRAGEGASYGITEDLIKAGFDAGRMKTGTPPRVDGRSLDYSKMIEQPGDENPDKFSYSDITRPLTHQRACHMTYTSELVHDLLREGFDRSPMFNGRIKSLGPRYCPSIEDKINRFADKDRHQLFVEPEGWNTVEVYVNGFSTSLPEDVQFKALRSVAGFENVKFFRPGYAIEYDYFPPTQLKHTLETKVVENLYFAGQINGTTGYEEAASQGLMAGINAHLKVHDKAPFVLKRNEAYIGVLIDDLITKGTEEPYRMFTSRAEYRTLLRQDNADFRLTPLSYEIGLAKEDRLRKMEKKRDESDAFVNFFKETSVKVAEANPILESKGSAPIVQPDKMFKVFSRPQLDLEDILKFEKVQEYIKENNLDKEVIEQAEIQVKYSGYIEKEKNNADKLNRLEDVKIPQNFDYDKIKSLSYEAREKMKKIRPVTISQASRISGVSPSDVSVLLIHMGR